In a genomic window of Rhopalosiphum maidis isolate BTI-1 chromosome 4, ASM367621v3, whole genome shotgun sequence:
- the LOC113558927 gene encoding LOW QUALITY PROTEIN: uncharacterized protein LOC113558927 (The sequence of the model RefSeq protein was modified relative to this genomic sequence to represent the inferred CDS: inserted 1 base in 1 codon), with protein sequence MTFVSKSSTSYNLSTNSDSENEIRSNIKLDFAKIDFKKTFNTELASSLSRQTINNSLRYFKKLKRKKPIYESDSSSLSYTLNPLEDKYNLSNLKNVPNYKKKKHDGFKNKNIAYRNSIDLNKEFTNAFESSSDSDFPDIKYLRTISKNKEVNTSSVSKESKQNDIYSSLTSKKRPTSINITKIAENISNDLESSMSSDITDFDFTQIKTDSVNFQQKDIYTNNELNLDQLLSDCSLSDVLLVREDNSDLKSLFDPIPGTDNSIIQIKTPLNISLDISNELTQQSSNDIINVPDLIENEATVVEQTKTVDEIEIFKPELKLNNENSNSNETKSFSKQRSNSQFSIEESVMSEPVCNHCNRSSKLKTKNTSDTKIRNTKRSKSKRSHEKTLGSTSDILRIKKSDKKKXKNSAKTNETVEDIGLEYDTGKDNYMVELPNGALVPVFLSTLKPKNVKKLCACGITISDIPLYWSESFHDILHQNIYKLRFNGNISDDDTVNIKQNDLFFRILMLCENHYNNENIKKSIKDVDDFVCLEYGISNTIIQSYKYSTYLAVLPSFKVIGYLEVEPIQKAYKLNNDEQYSENTIVSVKYGVSKIWTFIKYRHKNIDITLLETFCKKKNLQTKDLAFCLDGCQGIQFAQKYTGNKNILIYNEL encoded by the exons ATGACTTTTGTTTCAAAATCATCTACTTCCTATAATTTATCTACTAATTCAGATTCAGAAAATGAAATTAgaagtaatataaaacttgattttgctaaaatagattttaaaaaaacctttaATACAGAACTTGCATCAAGCTTATCACGCCAAACTATAAACAACtcattacgatattttaaaaaacttaaaagaaaaaaaccaatatacGAATCTGATTCTAGCTCTCTTTCATATACATTAAACCCATTGgaggataaatataatttatctaatttaaaaaacgtgccaaattacaagaaaaaaaaacatgatggttttaagaataaaaatatcgcaTACCGTAattcaattgatttaaataaagaatttacaAACGCCTTTGAATCTTCTTCTGATTCTGATTTtcctgatattaaatatttaagaactatatcaaaaaataaagagGTTAATACTTCATCTGTCAGTAAGGAGTCGAAacaaaatgatatttattcaaGTTTAACAAGTAAGAAACGACCAACATCGATTAATATCActaaaattgccgaaaatattagtaatgatTTAGAATCATCGATGTCATCAGATATAactgattttgattttactcaaataaaaactgattCTGTTAACTTTCAACAGAaagatatttatactaataatgaattaaacttGGATCAACTATTATCAGATTGTAGTCTATCTGATGTATTATTGGTTAGAGAAGATAATAGTGATTTAAAAAGCCTATTTGATCCCATACCAGGTACagataattcaattatacaaATCAAAACGCCATTAAACATAAGTTTAGACATTAGTAATGAGCTAACGCAGCAATCATcaaacgatattataaatgtaccaGATTTAATCGAAAACGAGGCTACAGTAGTTGAACAAACTAAAACTGTTgatgaaattgaaatttttaaaccagaacttaaattaaacaacGAGAATTCCAATAGTAATGaaacaaaatcattttctAAACAAAGATCAAattctcaattctcaattgaagAAAGTGTTATGTCTGAACCAGTTTGCAACCACTGTAATCGttctagtaaattaaaaactaaaaacaccaGTGAtactaaaataagaaatacaaaACGAAGTAAATCAAAACGTTCACATGAAAAAACATTAGGAAGTACATCAGATATTTTGCGAATTAAaaaatctgataaaaaaa aaaagaacagtGCGAAAACAAATGAGACTGTTGAAGATATTGGTCTAGAATATGATACAGGTAAAGATAACTATATGGTAGAGTTACCGAATGGAGCTTTAGTTCcagtatttttatcaacattaaaacctaaaaatgtaaaaaaactttGCGCTTGCGGAATTACTATATCTGATATTCCTCTTTATTGGAGCGAATCTTTTCACGATATTTtgcatcaaaatatttataaattacgtttTAATGGTAATATATCAGACGATGACACTGttaacattaaacaaaatgatttattctttaggattttaatgttatgtgaaaaccattataataacgaaaacataaaaaaatcaatcaaagaTGTGGATGATTTTGTGTGCTTAGAATATGGCatttcaaatacaattattcaatcatataaatattctacATATTTAGCGGTATTACCTAGCTTTAAGGTGATAGGATACTTAGAAGTGGAGCCCATACAAAAAGCTTATAAACTTAACAATGACGAACAATATTCAGAAAATACGATAGTATCCGTGAAGTATGGTGTATCAAAGATATggacttttattaaatacagacATAAAAACATCGATATTACTTTGTTggaaacattttgtaaaaaaaaaaatcttcaaacGAAAGACTTGGCTTTTTGTTTAGACGGATGTCAAGGAATCCAATTTGCTCAAAAATACAcgggaaataaaaatattttaatttacaacgaACTTTAA
- the LOC113556693 gene encoding tRNA pseudouridine synthase-like 1 isoform X2 — MTINRYLLYFSYIGTRFRGVQRQLTYDMLHNDDPSSVQGLLEYALKQLQPLNIPKLHLSSRTDQGVHSFKSSAHLDLELPYTCHPNKLVFQVNNFLSSCEVPIKLISAQIVSSDFNARACAKWRKYLYRLAVIKPEFKDLYTERFVFPIPITEVKRCYFIHTSTDFDVELVKNVLPLFIGTRDFKTFMGKSGLNTDISTIRTWNNIEIVPGRSFYPTDIDKYYNYWDIHVDAKSFLYKQIRRTVGVLIKVAQKLITYDDVKYMFDNPSINSWNTKVSTAPSHGLYLYDIGYDEKDLILPIEHNKLEEPVQNESPEEMSLDLKKEIVKQRIENRRIALEARTAKSVEKIKNHEFLRSIKK, encoded by the exons atgactataaaccgatatttattatatttttcatatattggGACTAGATTTCG tggaGTACAACGACAATTGACTTATGATATGCTACATAATGATGATCCATCTTCAGTACAAGGATTATTAGAATATGCTTTAAAGCAATTACAACCTCtaaatattccaaaattacatttatcaaGCCG gaCAGATCAAGGAGTTCATTCGTTTAAGTCATCTGCTCATTTAGATTTAGAACTACCATATACTTGTCATCCCAATAAACTTGTATTCCAGGTGAATAACTTCTTAAGCTCCTGTGAAGTTCCTATTAA gctAATTAGTGCTCAAATAGTTTCCAGTGATTTCAACGCAAGAGCTTGTGCAAAATggagaaaatatttgtatcgaTTAGCAGTGATCAAACCAGAATTTAAAGATCTATATACTGAAAGATTTGTGTTTCCAATTCCAATTACAGAAGTGAAacgttgttattttattca TACAAGTACTGATTTTGATGTAGAACTAGTGAAGAATGTACTACCACTATTTATTGGAACAAgagatttcaaaacatttatggGAAAATCTGGATTAAATActga tataaGTACAATACGCACTTGGAACAACATTGAAATAGTTCCAGGCCGTTCATTTTACCCGACAGATATAgacaaatactataattattgggATATTCATGTTGATGCAAAATCATTTCTTTACAAACAA attAGACGTACTGTTGGTGTGCTTATTAAAGTtgcacaaaaattaattacatacgATGATGTTAAATACATGTTTGATAATCCATCAATTAATAGTTGGAATACAAAAGTATCAACAGCACCAAGCCATGGCTTATATTTATACGACATTGGATATGATGAAAAAGACTTAATTTTACCAATAGAACACAATAAATTGGAAGAACCAGTTCAAAATGAAAGTCCTGAGGAAATgtctttagatttaaaaaaagaaatagtgAAACAACGAATAGAAAATCGAAGAATTGCTCTTGAAGCTCGTACTGCTAAGTCAGttgaaaagattaaaaatcatGAGTTTCTTAGatcaattaaaaagtaa
- the LOC113556693 gene encoding tRNA pseudouridine synthase-like 1 isoform X1 produces the protein MTINRYLLYFSYIGTRFRGVQRQLTYDMLHNDDPSSVQGLLEYALKQLQPLNIPKLHLSSRSISNGANSHLKWFVGTVHRMLPMYSNRPPRTDQGVHSFKSSAHLDLELPYTCHPNKLVFQVNNFLSSCEVPIKLISAQIVSSDFNARACAKWRKYLYRLAVIKPEFKDLYTERFVFPIPITEVKRCYFIHTSTDFDVELVKNVLPLFIGTRDFKTFMGKSGLNTDISTIRTWNNIEIVPGRSFYPTDIDKYYNYWDIHVDAKSFLYKQIRRTVGVLIKVAQKLITYDDVKYMFDNPSINSWNTKVSTAPSHGLYLYDIGYDEKDLILPIEHNKLEEPVQNESPEEMSLDLKKEIVKQRIENRRIALEARTAKSVEKIKNHEFLRSIKK, from the exons atgactataaaccgatatttattatatttttcatatattggGACTAGATTTCG tggaGTACAACGACAATTGACTTATGATATGCTACATAATGATGATCCATCTTCAGTACAAGGATTATTAGAATATGCTTTAAAGCAATTACAACCTCtaaatattccaaaattacatttatcaaGCCG GTCAATTTCAAATGGTGCAAATTCTCATTTGAAATGGTTTGTAGGGACAGTGCACAGAATGTTACCCATGTACAGTAATCGGCCGCCCAG gaCAGATCAAGGAGTTCATTCGTTTAAGTCATCTGCTCATTTAGATTTAGAACTACCATATACTTGTCATCCCAATAAACTTGTATTCCAGGTGAATAACTTCTTAAGCTCCTGTGAAGTTCCTATTAA gctAATTAGTGCTCAAATAGTTTCCAGTGATTTCAACGCAAGAGCTTGTGCAAAATggagaaaatatttgtatcgaTTAGCAGTGATCAAACCAGAATTTAAAGATCTATATACTGAAAGATTTGTGTTTCCAATTCCAATTACAGAAGTGAAacgttgttattttattca TACAAGTACTGATTTTGATGTAGAACTAGTGAAGAATGTACTACCACTATTTATTGGAACAAgagatttcaaaacatttatggGAAAATCTGGATTAAATActga tataaGTACAATACGCACTTGGAACAACATTGAAATAGTTCCAGGCCGTTCATTTTACCCGACAGATATAgacaaatactataattattgggATATTCATGTTGATGCAAAATCATTTCTTTACAAACAA attAGACGTACTGTTGGTGTGCTTATTAAAGTtgcacaaaaattaattacatacgATGATGTTAAATACATGTTTGATAATCCATCAATTAATAGTTGGAATACAAAAGTATCAACAGCACCAAGCCATGGCTTATATTTATACGACATTGGATATGATGAAAAAGACTTAATTTTACCAATAGAACACAATAAATTGGAAGAACCAGTTCAAAATGAAAGTCCTGAGGAAATgtctttagatttaaaaaaagaaatagtgAAACAACGAATAGAAAATCGAAGAATTGCTCTTGAAGCTCGTACTGCTAAGTCAGttgaaaagattaaaaatcatGAGTTTCTTAGatcaattaaaaagtaa
- the LOC113556695 gene encoding dual specificity protein phosphatase 19 codes for MSFLDQLKSKKNSLKSVETKVITESGLIFKEIKLADGFKKQCLLNEQTYGFIVDSNPDLNAGHVFEFLYFGSQDIACDPNILNTLQITDILSIGVTVPKYNNFMYKFIEAYDLPSFNMNSIFDECFLYIENIRLQSRRIFIHCNAGISRSPTIVIAYVMKYLKVDFEHAFKLVKETRLTINPNAGFLSQLKDYDNYLKNNLYL; via the coding sequence atGAGTTTCTTAGatcaattaaaaagtaaaaaaaatagtttaaaaagtgTTGAAACAAAAGTAATTACAGAAAGTggtcttatttttaaagaaataaaattagcagatggttttaaaaaacaatgctTGTTGAATGAACAAACTTATGGTTTTATTGTTGATTCAAATCCAGATCTTAATGCTGGTCATGTATttgaatttctatattttgGCTCACAAGATATTGCTTGTGacccaaatattttaaatacattacaaattaCTGATATATTGAGTATTGGTGTTACAGTACCCAAATACAATAACTTTATGTACAAATTTATTGAAGCCTATGATTTACCatcatttaatatgaatagtatttttgatgaatgttttttatacattgaaaaCATTCGTTTACAGAGTCGtcgaatatttattcattgtaaTGCTGGCATATCTCGTTCACCAACCATTGTTATAGCATAtgtcatgaaatatttaaaagttgattTTGAACATGCTTTTAAACTTGTTAAAGAAACTAGATTAACTATTAATCCTAATGCTGGTTTTCTTTCTCAATTAAaagattatgataattatttaaaaaataatttgtatctgtaa